The genomic region TCGTCGCGTCCGGGGCGGGGGCGCGGGACCGATGTCATGCGTCCGCTTTCTCCGTGGCCGTGGCCGCCGCGTCACCGGCGGCGGGGTCACGCGGCGGGGCGACGAGGTATTCGCCGAGCTGCTCGACGAGTTCGCTCATGTTGTGGCCGACGAGGCCGACGTCGGAGTCCTCGGCCGCCACGACCGCCAGGTGGGCGCCCGCGCCCGCCTCGACGATGAACAGCACGCCGCCGTAGAACTCGGTCATCGCGGACCGTACGCCGCCGGTGCCGTCGCCGAACTCCATGGACGCGCCGTGCGACAGGCTCTGGATGCCGGCGGAGATCGCGGCCAGCTGGTCGGCCTGGTCGACGGAGAGTTCGGGGGTGCGGCACAGTTTCAGGCCGTCCCGGGACAGGACGAGGGCGTGCCGGGCGCCGGGCGTGCGGTCGAGCAGCCCCTCCAGCAGCCAGTTCAGCTTCTCGTCGGTGGTCGCGCTCATCGGGTGTTGCCTTCCGGGTGCGGGGAGTTGGCTCGTACGGCCTTGCTGAAGGTGCTGAAGCGGGCAGCCTGCACCTTCGGGTCGGTGGTACGGGGCCTGGGGGTTTCGGCTCCGCCGGGGGCGGCATCGCCGGTACGGGCTTCGGCGGCGGCCAGGGTGCGGCCGCGGCGGCGCTTGGGCAGGCCGCTCTCTCCGAACTGGGGGACGGAACCGGTCGACTCGGACGCCGACCCGGTCCCGGGCGCGGGCGCCGTGCGGGACGCGGACCCGGGGAAGTCCGCGGTGGCCCGGCCCTGGTTCTCCGCGTCCGGCGTCGCGTGGTCGGGCTCCGGCTCGGGGTGCCGGGCGGATCCGGGGACCGGGGCGGGCGTGGGCGTACGGGAGATGAGCTCCTGCGGCAGCATCATCAGCGCGCCCGTGCCGCCGCGCGCCGACGGCCGGAAGGAGACGGTGAGCCCGTGCTTCCTGGCCAGCCGGCCGACGACGGCGAGGCCGAGCCGGGTGCCGGAGAGCCCCGTGAGGTCCTGGTTGTCGGCGGACACGGCCCGTTCGGCGCGGCGCAGCT from Streptomyces sp. QL37 harbors:
- a CDS encoding roadblock/LC7 domain-containing protein produces the protein MSATTDEKLNWLLEGLLDRTPGARHALVLSRDGLKLCRTPELSVDQADQLAAISAGIQSLSHGASMEFGDGTGGVRSAMTEFYGGVLFIVEAGAGAHLAVVAAEDSDVGLVGHNMSELVEQLGEYLVAPPRDPAAGDAAATATEKADA